A portion of the Pseudarthrobacter defluvii genome contains these proteins:
- the rsgA gene encoding ribosome small subunit-dependent GTPase A, whose protein sequence is MARRTDSWDESDVRIRPNKKGSRPRTKDRPSHDDAVTGRIITVDRGRYTAVVGEDSKNERVVIAARARELRRSPVVAGDFVSLVGDVSGAPDTLARLVKIQDRKTLLRRSADDTDPIERAVVANADQLVIVVAAANPEPRTGFIDRALVAAYDAGIDPILLVTKADVKDPAELLSNYTHLDFPVIISRTADALASGIDARSDDGLSARLDSAAVAGLRAHLDGKVTVMLGHSGVGKSTMVNALTGAERATGGVNAVTGRGRHTSSSALALRLADSPAGSWIIDTPGIRSFGLAHVDPDRILRSFPDLSPGIENCERGCKHTATAVDCGLDDWVADGHAGPTGPARLASLRRLLGTDPRLEAQETKELGSVN, encoded by the coding sequence GTGGCGCGGCGCACTGACTCCTGGGACGAATCCGACGTCCGCATCCGGCCGAACAAGAAGGGTTCCAGGCCCCGCACCAAGGATCGGCCCAGCCACGACGACGCCGTGACGGGACGGATCATCACGGTGGACCGTGGCCGGTACACGGCAGTGGTGGGTGAGGACTCGAAGAACGAACGCGTGGTCATCGCGGCACGCGCCCGCGAACTTCGCCGCTCGCCGGTGGTTGCCGGCGACTTCGTCTCGCTTGTGGGGGACGTGTCGGGCGCGCCGGACACGCTGGCCCGCCTGGTGAAGATCCAGGACCGCAAAACGCTCCTGCGCCGCAGCGCCGACGACACGGACCCGATCGAACGTGCCGTAGTGGCCAACGCCGACCAGCTGGTGATCGTGGTGGCGGCGGCCAACCCCGAGCCGCGGACCGGGTTCATCGACCGTGCCCTGGTGGCCGCATACGACGCCGGCATCGATCCGATCCTGCTGGTCACCAAGGCCGACGTCAAGGACCCCGCGGAACTGTTGTCCAACTACACCCACCTGGATTTCCCGGTGATCATCAGCCGGACTGCTGACGCCCTGGCCTCGGGCATCGACGCGCGCTCCGACGACGGCCTTTCGGCCCGGCTGGACAGCGCCGCCGTGGCCGGGCTCCGCGCGCACCTGGACGGCAAGGTCACGGTCATGCTCGGACACTCAGGCGTGGGCAAATCCACCATGGTGAACGCGCTGACCGGGGCCGAGCGGGCCACCGGCGGAGTCAACGCGGTGACCGGCCGGGGCCGGCATACATCGTCGTCGGCCCTGGCGCTGCGCCTGGCGGACTCGCCGGCCGGCAGCTGGATCATTGATACTCCGGGTATCAGGTCCTTCGGCCTGGCCCACGTGGACCCTGACCGGATCCTGCGCTCCTTCCCGGACCTCTCCCCCGGCATCGAGAACTGCGAACGGGGCTGCAAGCACACGGCGACCGCAGTGGACTGCGGCCTTGACGACTGGGTGGCTGACGGACACGCAGGTCCCACCGGTCCCGCACGGCTCGCGTCGCTGCGGCGGCTGCTCGGCACGGATCCAAGGCTGGAAGCACAGGAAACCAAGGAGCTTGGCAGCGTCAACTGA
- the hisN gene encoding histidinol-phosphatase translates to MIQPASSYNDDLRLAHVLADSVDDQTMSRFKALDLHVETKPDLTPVTDADKAAEEAIRGQLSRSRPRDAVLGEEFGSTGHGSRRWIIDPIDGTKNFVRGVPVWATLIALVDEGEPVVGVVSAPALGKRWWAAKGMGAYMGRSLAAATRLRVSNVSSLADASLSYSSLTGWKERGNLDEFLGLTEDVWRTRAYGDFWSYCMVAEGSVDIACEPELNLYDMAALVPIVVEAGGRFTSLEGEDGPFGGNALATNSILHSEVLHRLNPYLDDLL, encoded by the coding sequence ATGATCCAACCCGCTTCGAGCTACAACGATGACCTGCGCCTGGCACATGTCCTGGCCGACTCCGTGGATGACCAGACCATGAGCCGCTTCAAGGCCCTGGATCTCCACGTTGAGACCAAGCCGGACCTGACGCCGGTCACCGATGCGGACAAGGCCGCCGAGGAAGCCATCCGCGGGCAACTCTCGCGTTCCCGCCCACGTGACGCGGTCCTGGGCGAGGAGTTCGGCAGCACGGGCCACGGTTCGCGGCGCTGGATCATCGACCCCATTGACGGGACCAAGAACTTTGTCCGCGGCGTTCCGGTCTGGGCCACGCTGATCGCCCTGGTGGATGAAGGCGAACCCGTGGTGGGGGTGGTCAGCGCACCGGCCCTGGGCAAGCGCTGGTGGGCGGCAAAGGGCATGGGCGCGTACATGGGCAGGTCCCTGGCGGCTGCCACCCGGCTCCGCGTCTCCAACGTCTCCAGCCTCGCCGATGCCTCCCTCTCCTACTCCAGCCTCACCGGTTGGAAGGAACGGGGGAACCTTGATGAGTTCCTGGGCCTCACCGAGGACGTATGGCGGACCCGGGCCTACGGCGACTTCTGGTCGTACTGCATGGTGGCCGAGGGCTCGGTGGACATCGCCTGCGAACCGGAGCTGAACCTCTATGACATGGCCGCCCTGGTGCCGATCGTGGTGGAGGCCGGGGGGCGTTTTACCTCCCTCGAAGGCGAGGACGGACCGTTCGGCGGGAACGCCCTGGCCACCAACTCCATCCTGCACTCAGAGGTCCTGCACCGGCTGAACCCTTACCTGGATGATTTGCTGTAA
- a CDS encoding aminotransferase class V-fold PLP-dependent enzyme, with product MTTATVSPQPAITEAAAAAELHAIAGRPLAAVTGAEIQAPLITGGHVRYANLDCGASAPALSVVSAYLNEILPYYASVHRGAGYASQISTSVYENARSIVRDFVGGRPDDSVIFTRNTTDSLNLLAGCLPLTDGRPDGDVLYLDIEHHANLLPWQGVPHRSIVAAETITGTLDAVRAELEQGGVSLLAVTGASNVTGEILPIRALAALAHQHGARIVVDAAQLAPHRRVDISADGIDYLAFSGHKLYAPFGAGVLVGRPDWLDAGVPHLAGGGAVKEARLDGVSWASGPARHEGGSPNVLGAATLARATQVLAGLDQDRWHAHESAIRSFLVEGLQDIDGVTVHQIFKDSNPETDTIGVVNFSVEGYDAGLVAAYLAAEHGVGLRDGRFCAHPLLKRLGLPSGSLRASFGVGSRLEDAERLLAGIRALRSKGLGWDYVVDAGRWVPANDARTYPHWAPNTPGTAGAAPCIDD from the coding sequence GTGACAACTGCCACCGTCTCCCCCCAGCCCGCCATCACCGAAGCCGCCGCTGCTGCTGAACTCCACGCCATTGCCGGCCGGCCCCTCGCGGCGGTCACCGGCGCGGAAATCCAGGCACCGCTGATCACCGGCGGGCACGTCCGGTACGCGAACCTCGACTGTGGCGCATCGGCCCCGGCGCTCTCCGTGGTATCCGCCTACCTCAACGAGATCCTGCCCTACTACGCCAGCGTCCACCGCGGGGCAGGCTACGCCTCCCAGATCAGCACCTCGGTCTACGAAAATGCACGCAGCATCGTCCGGGACTTCGTGGGCGGCCGGCCGGACGATTCGGTCATCTTCACCCGCAACACCACAGACTCGCTGAACCTCCTGGCAGGTTGCCTCCCCCTCACCGACGGCCGCCCCGACGGCGATGTGCTCTACCTGGACATCGAACACCATGCCAACCTGCTGCCTTGGCAGGGCGTACCGCACCGGAGCATCGTCGCCGCAGAGACGATCACCGGCACCCTTGACGCCGTCCGCGCGGAGCTGGAGCAGGGCGGGGTCAGCCTGCTGGCAGTCACCGGCGCTTCAAACGTCACCGGCGAGATCCTTCCCATCCGGGCCCTGGCCGCGCTGGCCCACCAGCACGGCGCACGGATCGTGGTGGATGCTGCCCAACTCGCACCGCACCGCCGGGTGGACATCAGCGCCGACGGCATCGACTACCTCGCGTTTTCCGGCCACAAGCTGTACGCACCGTTCGGCGCCGGCGTCCTGGTGGGACGCCCTGACTGGTTGGACGCGGGCGTCCCGCACCTTGCCGGCGGCGGCGCGGTGAAGGAAGCAAGGCTCGACGGCGTCAGCTGGGCCAGTGGCCCGGCCCGCCATGAGGGGGGCTCACCGAACGTCCTCGGAGCCGCAACCCTGGCCCGAGCCACGCAGGTCCTCGCCGGGCTGGACCAGGACCGGTGGCACGCCCACGAATCGGCCATCCGCTCCTTCCTGGTGGAGGGCCTGCAGGACATCGACGGGGTCACCGTCCACCAGATCTTCAAGGACAGCAACCCGGAAACGGACACCATCGGCGTGGTCAACTTCTCCGTGGAGGGCTATGACGCAGGACTGGTGGCCGCCTACCTCGCAGCCGAGCACGGCGTGGGGCTGCGCGATGGACGCTTCTGCGCCCATCCCCTGCTGAAGCGCCTGGGCCTGCCGTCAGGCTCGCTTAGGGCAAGCTTCGGCGTCGGCTCACGGCTGGAGGATGCCGAACGCCTCCTCGCGGGCATCCGAGCGCTGCGCAGCAAGGGCTTGGGCTGGGACTACGTAGTGGACGCAGGCCGGTGGGTGCCCGCCAACGACGCCCGCACCTACCCGCACTGGGCACCCAACACCCCGGGAACGGCCGGCGCAGCGCCCTGCATCGACGACTAG
- a CDS encoding class I SAM-dependent methyltransferase, with product MVRGGPRLDHGRRRELGQSFQDGGRHYHRIRPGYPEESVRWLVPTDAHDALDVGAGTGKFTALLLDLGLDVTAVDPSADMLAQLKAHCPAARAVVGTAEATGLPAAAFDVVTVAQAWHWCDPLAASTELARVLRPHGTLGLVWNQLDTSVPWVHRLSRIMHAGDVYRPGHKPVVGPEFHGVEGHVSHWQDTVTTTDLMELTKSRSYYLRAGEATRAKVLGNLDWYLHEHLAYAPDQQLELPYLTLAWRAVKA from the coding sequence GTGGTTCGGGGTGGCCCCAGGCTTGATCACGGACGGCGCCGGGAGCTCGGGCAGAGCTTCCAGGATGGCGGCAGGCACTACCATCGCATCCGCCCGGGATACCCGGAAGAATCGGTCCGCTGGCTGGTGCCCACCGATGCCCATGACGCCCTGGACGTCGGTGCGGGTACCGGGAAATTCACCGCGTTGCTGCTGGACCTGGGACTGGACGTCACCGCCGTCGACCCCTCAGCGGACATGCTTGCCCAACTGAAGGCCCACTGCCCGGCCGCCAGGGCTGTGGTGGGCACCGCCGAGGCGACCGGCCTTCCCGCCGCGGCCTTCGACGTCGTCACCGTTGCCCAGGCCTGGCACTGGTGCGACCCGCTGGCCGCAAGCACCGAACTCGCGCGGGTACTGCGTCCGCATGGAACCCTGGGCCTGGTCTGGAACCAGCTGGACACCTCCGTGCCCTGGGTACACCGCCTTTCCCGGATCATGCACGCAGGTGACGTGTACCGGCCAGGCCACAAACCCGTGGTGGGGCCTGAGTTCCACGGGGTCGAAGGACACGTCAGCCACTGGCAGGACACGGTGACCACCACGGACCTGATGGAGCTCACCAAGTCGCGCAGCTACTACCTCCGGGCCGGCGAGGCCACGCGGGCGAAAGTCCTGGGAAACCTGGACTGGTACCTGCACGAGCATCTTGCGTACGCCCCTGACCAGCAGCTCGAACTCCCCTACCTCACATTGGCCTGGCGCGCCGTCAAGGCATGA
- a CDS encoding metal-dependent transcriptional regulator, with translation MKTSAPSSSIEDYVKVIYSFTEWQDKPITSSQLAQRLGVANSSVSEMVRKLKDQGLVDHKPYSAVALTESGLRLALAMVRRHRLIETYLVQRLGYSWDEVHDEAEQLEHAVSDTFIERVAAKLGDPKRDPHGDPIPTADGQVLMPRAHLLAELDEGHSGRITRISDDNPELLRYLAAQDIDLDADVEVVGRRPFGGALVVRIGSSDAPRDYDLADEIASALWVSSDTPHAGCLLDGP, from the coding sequence GTGAAGACCAGCGCGCCCTCCTCCTCGATCGAGGATTACGTCAAGGTCATCTATTCGTTCACCGAATGGCAGGACAAACCCATCACGTCCTCGCAGCTGGCACAGCGGCTGGGAGTGGCCAATTCCTCGGTTTCCGAGATGGTCCGCAAGCTCAAGGACCAGGGCTTGGTGGACCACAAGCCATACAGCGCCGTCGCCCTCACCGAGTCCGGCTTGCGGCTGGCGCTGGCCATGGTCCGCCGCCACCGGCTGATCGAGACCTACCTTGTCCAGCGCCTCGGCTACAGCTGGGACGAAGTCCACGATGAAGCCGAACAGCTGGAGCACGCGGTCTCGGACACCTTCATTGAACGCGTCGCGGCCAAGCTCGGAGACCCGAAGCGGGATCCGCACGGCGACCCCATCCCCACTGCCGATGGCCAGGTGCTGATGCCGCGTGCCCACCTGCTCGCCGAACTGGACGAAGGCCACAGTGGCCGGATCACCCGGATCAGCGATGACAACCCCGAGCTGCTGCGGTACCTCGCCGCCCAGGACATCGATCTCGACGCTGACGTGGAAGTGGTGGGACGGCGCCCGTTCGGCGGCGCCCTGGTGGTGCGGATCGGCAGCTCCGACGCACCCCGGGACTACGACCTTGCCGATGAAATCGCCTCGGCACTGTGGGTCTCCAGCGACACTCCGCACGCCGGCTGCCTCCTGGACGGACCCTAA
- a CDS encoding S1C family serine protease has translation MEQAPESQQPEDDDVLDAYSRTVMRVAAAVTPHVAAIEMTAQRHNGRVRVGAGSAVLFTEDGYLLTNSHVVAGTRQGYAVFGDGSRMELELVGADPLSDLAVVHGSRPKVRPAEFGAAESLRVGQLVVAVGNPLGLAGSVTAGVVSGLGRAIPVWSGGNRRVIEDVIQTDAALNPGNSGGALADTHARIVGINTAVAGAGLGLAIPINATTRRIISALLADGRVRRAYLGLVSTPMQLTPSAVIRTGLREGLRVVEVLPGSPADAAGLSAGDIIVTAGGRPVNNAESLQRLLFADAIGQPLDVAVLRDGAELHLTPVPEEMTAKGTA, from the coding sequence ATGGAACAGGCGCCGGAATCCCAACAACCGGAGGACGACGACGTCCTCGACGCCTACTCCCGGACTGTCATGCGGGTAGCGGCAGCGGTGACCCCGCATGTGGCGGCCATCGAGATGACTGCCCAGCGCCACAATGGCCGGGTCAGGGTGGGAGCGGGTTCGGCGGTGCTCTTCACGGAGGACGGCTACCTGCTCACGAATTCGCACGTCGTGGCCGGAACCAGGCAGGGCTATGCGGTCTTTGGCGACGGCAGCAGGATGGAACTCGAGCTGGTGGGTGCAGATCCACTGTCCGACCTCGCGGTGGTCCACGGTTCCCGGCCCAAGGTCCGGCCCGCCGAGTTCGGCGCGGCCGAGTCCCTGCGTGTGGGGCAGCTTGTGGTGGCGGTGGGGAACCCGCTGGGGCTGGCGGGTTCCGTGACTGCAGGGGTCGTCAGCGGCCTGGGCCGTGCCATCCCTGTCTGGTCAGGTGGTAACAGGCGTGTGATTGAAGATGTCATCCAGACGGACGCAGCCCTGAACCCTGGAAACTCCGGCGGTGCGCTGGCAGACACCCACGCCAGGATCGTGGGCATCAACACCGCGGTGGCGGGTGCCGGCCTGGGGCTGGCCATCCCGATCAACGCCACCACCCGCAGGATCATCTCCGCGCTGCTGGCGGACGGGCGGGTGCGCCGCGCCTACCTGGGCCTGGTCAGCACTCCGATGCAGCTCACCCCCAGTGCGGTGATCCGGACGGGGCTGCGCGAAGGCCTTCGCGTCGTAGAGGTGCTGCCCGGTTCACCCGCAGATGCGGCGGGCCTGTCCGCAGGGGACATCATCGTAACGGCCGGGGGCCGCCCCGTTAACAATGCCGAGAGCCTGCAGCGGCTCTTGTTTGCAGACGCCATCGGCCAGCCGCTCGACGTGGCAGTGCTGCGCGACGGCGCCGAACTGCACCTGACCCCTGTTCCGGAGGAAATGACAGCCAAAGGAACGGCATAG
- a CDS encoding acyltransferase family protein, with protein MSRGSHGSAPVQPEAKARIEWIDAARGLCVAAVVLFHVGLWHFLRFEHDSSVAFTFWDAVATGLGSVRMPLLLAVSGILAASKVRNGFGNGKAWSSSLSNYYLYAVWLLVYALLSIVLADSPRPQRVVSVGDFFLQLIAPDTPLWFIFALAVYVPLLTFCRKLPPSVVLAALAVLSILTALFLDTTAGQWGKVPELAVFFAAGVYGKNLFLHIAEARTVLCFAVAAPVFVALMALPEIHPGIDQAVYILQGLAAAAALVAFISAITRYRPIAAVGSWVGRRTLGIYLLHTPIMDFLVLAFHGPLSPVAPAISNSVPMALLYPLVLTCAVIAACVGSEYLLRKCGLTFLFQRPGSAPGRVPSGARLLSRL; from the coding sequence ATGTCACGGGGAAGTCACGGTTCAGCGCCAGTTCAGCCGGAAGCAAAAGCGCGCATCGAGTGGATCGACGCGGCACGCGGGCTTTGCGTCGCAGCGGTGGTCCTGTTCCACGTTGGGCTGTGGCATTTCCTGAGGTTTGAGCACGACAGCAGCGTGGCCTTCACGTTCTGGGACGCCGTGGCAACAGGACTTGGATCTGTGCGGATGCCGCTCCTTCTCGCGGTTTCCGGAATCCTTGCCGCTTCCAAGGTCCGCAACGGGTTCGGCAACGGAAAGGCGTGGAGCTCCAGCCTGAGCAACTACTACCTGTATGCCGTCTGGCTGCTTGTCTATGCGCTCCTCAGCATTGTCCTGGCTGATTCCCCGCGGCCCCAGCGGGTGGTGTCCGTCGGTGACTTCTTCCTGCAGCTGATAGCCCCGGATACTCCCCTGTGGTTTATTTTTGCCCTGGCCGTCTACGTACCACTACTGACCTTCTGCAGGAAGCTTCCGCCGTCGGTGGTGCTGGCCGCGCTTGCCGTCCTGAGCATCCTCACTGCCCTGTTCCTGGACACCACCGCGGGGCAGTGGGGCAAGGTGCCGGAGTTGGCCGTTTTCTTCGCGGCAGGAGTGTACGGAAAGAACCTCTTCCTGCACATCGCCGAAGCCCGCACGGTGCTCTGTTTCGCTGTGGCCGCCCCAGTCTTCGTCGCCCTGATGGCGCTGCCGGAGATACATCCCGGCATCGACCAGGCCGTCTACATCCTGCAGGGACTGGCGGCGGCCGCGGCACTTGTGGCCTTCATCAGTGCCATCACCAGGTACCGGCCCATTGCCGCGGTGGGGTCCTGGGTCGGCCGCCGCACCCTTGGCATTTACCTCCTGCACACGCCGATCATGGACTTCCTTGTCCTGGCTTTCCATGGGCCCTTGTCACCGGTTGCGCCGGCCATCTCGAACTCGGTGCCCATGGCCCTGCTGTACCCCCTTGTGCTGACCTGTGCGGTCATCGCAGCCTGCGTAGGGTCCGAATACCTCCTCAGGAAGTGCGGGCTCACTTTCCTCTTCCAGCGTCCCGGCTCGGCTCCGGGCCGGGTCCCCTCCGGTGCGCGGCTGCTGTCCAGGCTCTAG
- a CDS encoding pyridoxamine 5'-phosphate oxidase family protein produces MTDSPAGSQTEILAADECWKYLRSSYIGRLAVINGDVPEIFPVNFSVAGEILVFRTAPGTKLRALLSGAVAAFEVDGLNPYATEVWSVVAKGRPEPFDETRMSLPDADADREPWQPGIKDHLVALTPTDLSGRRFAVRSRTRWWPPVDFSADWL; encoded by the coding sequence ATGACTGATTCCCCTGCAGGGTCTCAAACGGAAATCCTGGCCGCCGATGAGTGCTGGAAGTATCTTCGGTCCTCCTACATCGGCAGGCTGGCGGTCATCAACGGTGACGTTCCGGAGATCTTTCCCGTGAATTTCTCCGTAGCTGGGGAAATTCTGGTGTTCCGCACCGCGCCGGGCACAAAGCTTCGCGCCCTGCTCAGCGGTGCAGTTGCCGCCTTCGAGGTGGACGGGCTCAATCCGTATGCCACGGAGGTCTGGAGCGTGGTGGCGAAGGGCAGGCCCGAACCCTTCGATGAAACCCGGATGTCCCTGCCGGACGCGGACGCCGACCGGGAACCGTGGCAGCCGGGTATCAAGGACCACCTGGTGGCCCTTACGCCTACGGACCTCAGCGGGCGCAGGTTCGCGGTCAGGTCACGGACGCGGTGGTGGCCGCCGGTGGATTTTTCCGCCGACTGGCTGTAG
- a CDS encoding zinc-dependent alcohol dehydrogenase family protein — protein MKALVYGGPGEKSWTDVPDPRIQQPGDAIVQVDTTTICGTDLHILKGDVPAVQQGRILGHEGVGTVVETGPSVTGLKVNDRVIISCIKSCGHCANCKSGLYSHCLGAEGQQGTGWIFGHLIDGTQAEYVRVPYADNSLHLLPAGVSDEQAVMLSDILPTGFEIGVQYGRVKPGDSVAVVGAGPVGLAAITTAGLYGAATVVAIDLDANRLHKAKEFGATDTVLSGSADWKEQVLALTGGHGVDVAIEAVGVPATFAMCTDIVRPGGSVANVGVHGKPVELHLEDLWIQNINISMGLVNTNTTPMLLKLVSQGKIRAEKFATHHFGFDQFLDAYDTFSRAAETKALKVVLQP, from the coding sequence ATGAAAGCCCTCGTTTATGGCGGACCCGGCGAAAAGTCCTGGACCGACGTCCCCGACCCCCGGATCCAGCAACCCGGCGACGCAATCGTCCAAGTCGATACCACCACCATCTGCGGTACCGACCTGCACATCCTCAAAGGTGACGTGCCCGCCGTACAGCAGGGCCGGATCCTGGGCCACGAGGGAGTGGGCACGGTGGTGGAGACCGGCCCTTCCGTGACCGGCCTCAAGGTCAACGACCGCGTCATCATCTCCTGCATCAAATCCTGCGGGCACTGTGCCAACTGCAAGTCGGGCCTGTACTCACACTGCCTTGGAGCAGAAGGCCAGCAAGGCACTGGATGGATCTTCGGCCACCTGATCGACGGCACCCAGGCCGAATACGTTCGCGTGCCCTACGCTGACAACTCTCTGCACCTGTTGCCTGCGGGCGTGAGCGATGAACAGGCTGTCATGCTCTCGGACATCCTTCCCACCGGCTTCGAAATCGGGGTCCAGTACGGCAGGGTCAAGCCCGGCGACAGCGTCGCGGTGGTGGGTGCAGGGCCGGTGGGTCTGGCGGCAATCACCACGGCAGGGCTTTATGGCGCCGCCACTGTGGTGGCCATCGACCTGGACGCCAACCGCCTCCACAAGGCGAAGGAGTTCGGGGCCACGGATACGGTCCTCTCCGGCAGCGCTGACTGGAAGGAACAGGTCCTGGCTCTCACAGGCGGACACGGCGTCGACGTGGCCATCGAAGCGGTGGGCGTGCCGGCGACGTTCGCGATGTGCACCGACATTGTCCGGCCGGGCGGTTCGGTGGCCAACGTGGGAGTGCATGGAAAACCGGTGGAACTGCACCTCGAGGATCTTTGGATCCAGAACATCAACATCAGCATGGGACTGGTGAATACCAACACCACGCCCATGCTGCTCAAGCTGGTGTCACAGGGAAAAATCCGGGCGGAAAAGTTCGCCACACACCATTTTGGCTTCGACCAGTTCCTCGACGCCTACGACACCTTCTCCCGCGCCGCCGAGACCAAAGCGCTCAAGGTGGTCCTCCAGCCCTGA
- a CDS encoding pyridoxamine 5'-phosphate oxidase family protein has translation MTDNTNVPAPEILDAEECWALLSQTGVGRLAVIADGHPDVFPVNYKVDGQSLVFRTGSGTKQQAIQSDAVVALEADAVSSQFGLAWSVVIKGKAQETTPTGPDLDEIRRALFPWQGVGQEHFIRITPESITGRRFTVSAPLLWQTPLDDATRAGFE, from the coding sequence ATGACTGACAACACGAACGTACCGGCGCCGGAAATCCTTGACGCGGAGGAATGCTGGGCACTCCTCTCCCAAACCGGGGTGGGACGGCTGGCCGTCATCGCCGATGGCCATCCCGACGTCTTTCCCGTCAACTACAAGGTGGACGGCCAATCGCTGGTTTTCCGCACGGGCAGCGGCACCAAGCAGCAGGCAATCCAGTCGGATGCCGTTGTTGCACTGGAAGCGGACGCGGTCAGCTCACAATTCGGTCTTGCCTGGAGCGTCGTCATCAAGGGCAAGGCACAGGAGACGACGCCCACGGGCCCTGACCTGGATGAGATCCGCCGTGCCTTGTTTCCGTGGCAGGGCGTCGGGCAGGAGCACTTCATCCGCATCACGCCGGAGTCCATCACGGGGAGGCGCTTTACGGTAAGCGCGCCGCTGCTGTGGCAGACCCCGCTGGATGATGCAACCCGGGCGGGCTTCGAATAA
- a CDS encoding zinc-dependent alcohol dehydrogenase family protein produces the protein MRAWWVNEPGPISTRPLVLGHRDTPSPAARELLVEVTVCGVCRTDLHLAEGDLAPQHPHVVPGHEAVGVVIETGADCSRFRPGDRVGVAWLGGTCGKCPYCRRGDENLCSSPVFTGWDRDGGYAEHLTVAEDFAYPVPAPFTDEQAAPLLCSGIIGYRALKRAALPVGGRLGIYGFGSSAHITAQLALKQGASVFVMTRSASARSLALELGAEYAGDAYAEPPVPLDSAILFAPAGNLVPVALRALDRGGTLAIAGIHLTDIPALGYARELFFERQVRSVTANTRADGHEFLTLAARLSLALTTTVYPFDAADKALEDLAADRVTGSAVLRVRPEHDAP, from the coding sequence GTGCGCGCATGGTGGGTGAACGAGCCCGGACCCATATCCACCCGTCCCCTGGTGCTGGGACACAGGGACACCCCCAGTCCTGCCGCCCGCGAACTCCTGGTGGAGGTTACCGTCTGCGGTGTCTGCCGCACAGACCTCCATCTCGCTGAAGGAGACCTGGCACCGCAGCATCCGCACGTGGTGCCCGGCCACGAAGCAGTCGGCGTCGTCATTGAAACGGGGGCGGACTGCTCCCGTTTCAGGCCAGGAGACAGGGTTGGGGTGGCCTGGCTTGGCGGGACCTGCGGCAAATGCCCCTACTGCCGCCGAGGTGACGAGAACCTTTGCTCGTCACCGGTCTTTACCGGTTGGGACCGGGATGGCGGCTACGCGGAGCACCTGACGGTGGCGGAGGACTTCGCCTACCCTGTGCCCGCCCCGTTCACCGACGAACAGGCTGCACCGTTGCTGTGTTCCGGGATCATTGGGTACCGCGCCCTGAAACGCGCCGCGCTGCCGGTCGGCGGGCGCCTGGGCATCTACGGATTTGGCAGTTCAGCCCACATCACGGCCCAGTTGGCGCTCAAACAGGGCGCCTCCGTGTTCGTGATGACGCGTTCTGCGAGCGCGAGGTCACTGGCACTGGAGTTGGGAGCGGAGTATGCAGGCGACGCGTACGCCGAACCGCCAGTACCGCTCGATTCCGCTATCCTCTTTGCCCCGGCAGGCAACCTGGTTCCCGTCGCACTGCGTGCCCTCGACCGTGGCGGGACGCTGGCCATTGCCGGGATCCACCTGACCGACATCCCGGCCCTGGGTTACGCCAGGGAACTCTTTTTTGAACGGCAAGTGCGGAGCGTGACCGCCAACACCAGGGCGGACGGGCACGAGTTCCTCACCCTCGCAGCCCGGCTGTCCCTGGCCCTCACCACCACGGTCTACCCGTTTGACGCTGCGGACAAAGCCCTGGAAGACCTGGCGGCGGACAGGGTTACCGGATCGGCGGTCCTGCGGGTCCGACCGGAACATGATGCGCCATAG